Proteins co-encoded in one Pseudarthrobacter chlorophenolicus A6 genomic window:
- a CDS encoding glycoside hydrolase family 76 protein, which produces MTSSDASTPDWQQRANHAAQSVTALFGRRLLFLPNTHLAAVTWQGGRPAHGWRGKLRTLAEGTALLNPWHYWWQAHYVDCLVDTGRRELGSGATPAARFNGPANPSAGHLASRLVTGIRLRNAFTVVNNYYDDMAWLALATHRLDLLAAETRRPGRGRNARVRRSLTLQFDAAGTDDLGGGVFWSKKRDFKNTPANGPVALYYARTGETARAQALIDWLDATLFDADQHLYLDGARAGTAGEVLVERTVYTYNQGPVLGALLELGGDTNLARAALVVDGVERLLTVAASTPGQGSVLRCEGTGDGGLFTGILCRYLALAARDARLPDATRRTAARLVTGTAQAFWNGRRTVEPGESAGPAPDASVFSLHANTPAARTYPAGAAVELSTQLQAWMTIEAAALLTAP; this is translated from the coding sequence ATGACGTCCAGTGATGCTTCCACGCCCGACTGGCAGCAGCGGGCCAACCATGCAGCGCAGTCCGTCACCGCACTGTTCGGCCGCAGGCTGCTCTTCCTGCCGAATACGCACCTGGCGGCAGTGACCTGGCAGGGCGGCCGGCCCGCGCACGGCTGGCGCGGGAAGCTGCGCACCCTCGCCGAAGGCACGGCGCTGCTCAACCCCTGGCACTACTGGTGGCAGGCACACTACGTCGACTGCCTGGTGGATACCGGCCGGCGGGAGCTGGGAAGCGGCGCCACCCCGGCGGCCCGGTTCAACGGCCCCGCCAATCCAAGCGCCGGTCACCTGGCATCCCGCCTAGTGACGGGCATCCGGCTGCGCAACGCCTTCACCGTGGTCAACAACTACTACGACGACATGGCGTGGCTGGCGCTGGCCACCCACCGCCTGGACCTGCTCGCCGCGGAGACCCGGCGGCCGGGGCGCGGCCGCAACGCGCGGGTCCGCCGATCCCTCACCCTTCAGTTCGATGCCGCTGGAACCGACGACCTGGGCGGCGGTGTGTTCTGGAGCAAGAAGCGGGACTTCAAGAACACGCCGGCCAACGGCCCTGTGGCGCTGTACTACGCCCGCACGGGCGAAACAGCCAGGGCCCAGGCGCTGATCGACTGGCTGGACGCCACACTGTTCGACGCGGACCAGCACCTGTACCTCGATGGGGCGCGCGCCGGCACGGCAGGGGAAGTGCTGGTGGAGCGGACCGTCTACACCTACAACCAGGGGCCCGTACTGGGCGCGCTGCTCGAACTGGGCGGTGACACCAATCTGGCCAGGGCGGCCCTGGTGGTGGACGGGGTGGAGCGGCTGCTGACCGTCGCCGCCTCCACCCCTGGGCAGGGCAGCGTGCTCCGCTGCGAAGGAACGGGCGACGGCGGCCTCTTCACCGGCATCCTGTGCCGGTACCTGGCGCTGGCCGCAAGGGACGCCCGGCTCCCCGACGCGACCCGCCGCACCGCCGCCCGGCTGGTCACCGGCACGGCACAGGCATTCTGGAACGGCCGCCGCACCGTCGAGCCCGGCGAATCAGCCGGGCCGGCGCCGGACGCCAGCGTCTTCTCCCTGCACGCCAACACCCCCGCCGCACGCACCTACCCGGCGGGCGCCGCCGTCGAACTATCCACCCAGCTGCAGGCCTGGATGACGATCGAGGCCGCCGCCTTGCTCACCGCACCCTAG